Proteins co-encoded in one Clostridiales bacterium genomic window:
- a CDS encoding 16S rRNA (adenine(1518)-N(6)/adenine(1519)-N(6))-dimethyltransferase — DFNNPPASITVMAQLEVGQRITAKPASKDYGALTVGIDSKYQAKITRKVKKEMFIPRPKVDSCVIHLAYRPYKIDDYGFFKRTVKSAFSARRKQLINNLSAEFGLAKDVLKDILQSINLDANIRGEMLNTRQFIDLSAALKKYIQNK; from the coding sequence GATTTTAACAACCCGCCAGCCAGCATTACCGTCATGGCGCAATTGGAAGTGGGACAAAGGATTACGGCAAAACCCGCTTCCAAAGACTACGGCGCTTTGACCGTGGGGATTGACAGCAAGTATCAAGCCAAAATTACCCGCAAAGTCAAAAAAGAGATGTTTATACCCCGGCCCAAAGTTGACTCTTGCGTAATACATTTGGCTTATCGCCCGTATAAAATAGACGATTATGGTTTTTTCAAAAGAACGGTAAAAAGCGCGTTCAGCGCGCGCAGAAAACAGCTTATAAACAACCTATCCGCCGAGTTTGGCCTGGCCAAAGATGTTTTAAAAGACATCTTGCAATCAATTAACCTGGACGCCAATATCCGCGGGGAGATGTTAAATACCCGACAGTTTATAGATTTATCGGCTGCCTTAAAAAAATACATCCAAAACAAATAA
- a CDS encoding nucleoside deaminase, with the protein MPMTDEQFMLIALQEAKKALKTKDVPVGAVIVKDGKIISKGHNEREKHNDATAHAEIVAIRRANKKLKSWYLDGCVLYVTMEPCVMCAGAIINSRIDKIVFGASDFRFGCCGTLYNLPEDERFNHRARVVSGVLHEQCAKLLTDFFKDLREKQSRQTKE; encoded by the coding sequence ATGCCAATGACAGACGAACAATTTATGCTGATAGCGCTACAGGAGGCAAAAAAAGCCCTGAAGACCAAAGACGTGCCCGTGGGCGCCGTCATTGTCAAGGACGGAAAGATTATATCCAAAGGACATAACGAGCGCGAAAAACATAACGACGCCACAGCGCACGCCGAGATCGTGGCAATACGCCGCGCCAACAAAAAACTCAAGTCTTGGTATTTGGACGGGTGCGTTTTGTATGTGACCATGGAGCCGTGCGTCATGTGCGCGGGCGCGATTATCAACTCGCGCATAGATAAAATCGTCTTTGGCGCCTCGGACTTTAGGTTTGGCTGCTGCGGGACGCTGTATAATTTGCCCGAGGACGAGCGTTTTAACCACAGGGCGCGGGTGGTAAGCGGCGTTTTGCACGAACAGTGCGCCAAACTGCTTACCGATTTTTTTAAAGATTTAAGAGAAAAGCAATCCCGACAAACAAAAGAGTAA